One window of the Scyliorhinus torazame isolate Kashiwa2021f chromosome 24, sScyTor2.1, whole genome shotgun sequence genome contains the following:
- the LOC140400185 gene encoding neuronal PAS domain-containing protein 4-like, translating to MYRSTKGASKARRDQINSEIRNLRELLPICASDKSRLSYLHIMSLACIYTRKSVFFGPEAALEGALPLISSPELADFLKSLPGFLIALNSEGKLIYVSENVSEHLGHSMVDLVAQGDSIYDITDSLDHLVLSSNLMFSSLSEPERLFRCHFNTSRSVRRQSAGNKLVLIRGRYHQPPPGAYWSSKPVFIAFCTPLDTRPRLFDNHLFLGFFESQHAKDMMFTELSDSVGYYLGYQKTELIGKSWYNLLHPQDLPHASAQHSRFLSGGNEARVEMVVRLQCKDALWTWVYMVTQVESAEVPMLCYNYIVSESEAWCLRQQLIDEQEDPLLFPYTLPPHWETVQSPSYLSSPDTVFTPMASTPTSGVSAQSFDFSGICGLDFAEAPASAAREEDNQLLNRGGLPPLPPQEKQESGPRESDRAGKLPELSYSDCMFVNNSPTPPCTPQLLGHTFLFGGPEPFGQTSATGIYYPLEPCASLYERLPPSPDSPGGGGCTVMGLPQVPTPLYIHVPSTPEGLLTPEASPIKLPAGSYFGYLEGMERTQLDALAKRLGCHLVDTREACSDAEHGDPQPADTKDVCEVRSSSLPAEAPILDFQALKQCRSVDFSMLSFGEADAEDEDAIENILKDLGAPTMEGGAPGPSCRHPCGNSDSPTNAESGAGAAYIPDACPATDLSPEEQSFLEELTSYETVFETFASRSPCDGFVNELYQLHSQGHEYFYQDGSGGNPSF from the exons ATGTACAGATCCACCAAGGGGGCGTCTAAAGCCAGGAGGGACCAGATCAACTCCGAGATCAGGAACCTCCGGGAGTTACTGCCAATTTGTGCGTCGGATAAATCCAGACTTTCCTATCTCCACATCATGTCACTGGCTTGCATCTATACGAGGAAATCTGTCTTCTTTGGCCCAG aagctgCCTTGGAAGGGGCTCTCCCTCTCATCTCCTCCCCGGAGCTGGCTGACTTTCTGAAGTCTCTCCCCGGCTTCCTGATCGCCCTGAACAGCGAGGGGAAACTCATCTACGTGTCGGAGAATGTGTCTGAGCATTTGGGCCACTCGATG GTGGATCTGGTAGCTCAGGGTGACAGTATCTATGATATTACAGACTCGCTGGATCATCTCGTGTTGAGCAGTAACCTAATGTTTAGCTCTCTGTCAGAACCCG agcgCCTCTTTCGCTGCCACTTTAACACCTCCAGGTCggtcaggaggcagagtgcaggcaaCAAGTTGGTCCTGATTAGGGGCCGCTACCACCAGCCCCCGCCCGGGGCCTACTGGTCCTCCAAACCGGTCTTCATTGCCTTCTGCACTCCTCTGGATACCAGACCTCGTCTCTTCGACAATCACCTGTTCCTGGGCTTCTTCGAGAGTCAGCACGCCAAGGATATGATGTTCACGGAGCTTTCTGACAG TGTTGGCTACTATCTGGGTTACCAGAAGACTGAACTCATTGGAAAATCCTGGTACAACCTCCTCCATCCTCAGGATCTGCCCCACGCTTCTGCTCAGCACAGTCGATTTT TGAGTGGAGGGAATGAAGCCAGGGTGGAGATGGTTGTCCGCCTGCAGTGTAAAGATGCTCTGTGGACCTGGGTCTATATGGTGACTCAGGTGGAAAGTGCTGAGGTTCCCATGTTGTGTTACAACTACATCGTAAG CGAATCGGAAGCTTGGTGTCTTCGGCAGCAGCTGATCGACGAGCAGGAGGACCCCCTGCTCTTTCCGTACACCCTGCCCCCTCACTGGGAGACGGTCCAGTCTCCAAGCTACCTGTCCAGCCCCGACACAGTCTTCACGCCGATGGCCAGTACCCCAACCAGTGGGGTTTCCGCCCAGTCCTTCGATTTCAGCGGCATTTGCGGCCTCGACTTTGCTGAGGCCCCTGCGTCGGCCGCGAGGGAAGAGGACAACCAGCTGCTCAACcggggggggcttcccccccttCCACCGCAGGAGAAGCAGGAGAGTGGCCCGAGGGAGTCCGACCGGGCCGGCAAGCTCCCAGAGTTGTCTTACAGCGACTGCATGTTCGTCAACAATTCGCCCACCCCGCCCTGCACCCCCCAGCTGCTGGGCCATACCTTCCTCTTTGGCGGCCCCGAGCCATTTGGACAGACCTCCGCCACCGGGATCTACTATCCCCTCGAGCCCTGCGCCTCGCTGTACGAGAGACTTCCCCCTTCGCCCGATAGcccaggaggcggaggctgcactgTCATGGGCCTGCCCCAGGTACCCACGCCACTCTACATCCACGTGCCCAGTACCCCGGAGGGCCTCCTGACCCCAGAGGCCTCGCCCATCAAGCTGCCCGCTGGCTCTTACTTTGGTTATTTAGAGGGGATGGAACGGACCCAGCTCGACGCCCTGGCCAAGCGTTTAGGCTGCCACCTGGTGGACACCCGGGAGGCCTGCTCGGACGCGGAGCACGGCGACCCGCAGCCGGCCGATACCAAAGACGTCTGCGAGGTCCGCAGCTCCTCCCTCCCGGCCGAGGCCCCCATCCTGGATTTCCAAGCCCTCAAGCAGTGCAGGAGCGTAGACTTCTCCATGCTGAGCTTCGGCGAGGCGGACGCCGAGGACGAAGACGCCATCGAGAACATTTTGAAGGACCTGGGCGCTCCCACAATGGAGGGAGGAGCTCCGGGTCCCAGCTGCCGCCATCCGTGTGGGAATTCCGATAGCCCCACCAATGCGGAATCCGGGGCGGGAGCAGCCTACATCCCGGATGCCTGTCCCGCAACCGACCTGTCCCCTGAAGAACAATCCTTCCTTGAAGAGTTGACTTCGTACGAAACTGTATTTGAGACATTTGCCTCAAGGTCTCCCTGTGATGGGTTTGTCAATGAGTTGTATCAACTCCACAGTCAAGGCCACGAGTACTTCTACCAAG aTGGAAGTGGAGGTAATCCCTCATTCTGA